A window of the Synechococcus sp. JA-3-3Ab genome harbors these coding sequences:
- a CDS encoding PAS domain-containing sensor histidine kinase yields the protein MASTRYRLVPVGPGDSGFYPEHLYLALEATQLGYWQLDLRSGELSSSPQCKAKYGRDPGEEFTLEMFFERVHPEDRPRVKEALQSAGRRATEGDPNFSVEYRVYQADGQMRWQLSQGVVLLGPKGDPSHVVGVTLDITERKELEAALAERECHYRQMLEALPDMLFRLDRQGRCLEIKPPSNFPTQYPPDHYLGKTPEELFPPGEAQAVRQHLELAFATQQIQEMEYCWTECSSEPQYRQARFVPFENEQMLVMVRDITARKQAELKLQQQVQREKLFNRLMQAINGSLDLPTLFEVAVQEVGQVLQAARVTLYQYLPEERVWVAIVGHVRSPEVPSFLHLRIPDDPEIPAIQQLKRLQVFHVRDPQQVADSFALQERQDHQLGPWLGIPVACQGKLWGALALGRLISEPDWQAEEIKLAIAIGDHLGVAIHQAELYQKLQQTNAELDYQVRVRNGQLQQAYEDEALLQLITEEIRSSLDEQKILETVAQELALRLGLSGCRIALHDPERQASVLAVDYRPDQGIRRFPLEIPFADFAEVLQQLRGGQFCYFSNLGHPCWPGYERHTLLVVPICDLRDRTGQQKDSLLLGNICGSRPPGQVFGEREQRLMQRVAGQCAIAIRQARLYQTVQQQVQQLQELNHLKDEFLHMVSHEMRTPLTNMKLAIGFLSRANLTEREQRYLQILEMETNRELDLINELLELQAIEAGNRDLKLTWLSPQEWIPNLSEPFRLRAAQQGQQFQVEWDPDLLPLCTDESLLSRVVGELLNNACKYTPAGESICLRFSQSHQQGRPGWLIEVGNTGVEIPPEALPRLFEKFYRIPQLDRRKAGGTGLGLALAKKAMEILEGSLTVASHSGQVIFRVWCPSQSRTPQAGIPGEST from the coding sequence ATGGCTTCAACTCGATACCGTCTGGTGCCGGTGGGGCCAGGAGACAGCGGCTTTTATCCAGAGCATCTCTATTTGGCTCTGGAAGCCACCCAACTGGGCTACTGGCAACTGGATCTGCGCAGCGGGGAGCTGAGCAGTTCGCCTCAGTGCAAGGCCAAATACGGACGGGATCCCGGCGAGGAGTTCACCCTGGAGATGTTTTTTGAGCGGGTTCACCCGGAAGATCGCCCAAGGGTGAAGGAAGCTTTGCAGTCGGCGGGGCGCAGGGCGACGGAGGGGGATCCCAACTTTTCGGTGGAATATCGGGTTTACCAGGCCGACGGCCAGATGCGCTGGCAGCTTTCCCAGGGGGTTGTCCTGCTGGGGCCGAAAGGGGATCCCAGCCATGTTGTGGGCGTAACGCTGGACATCACCGAGCGCAAGGAACTGGAGGCGGCTTTGGCCGAACGGGAGTGCCACTATCGGCAGATGCTGGAAGCTTTGCCCGACATGCTCTTTCGCCTCGACCGCCAGGGCCGATGTTTGGAGATCAAGCCCCCCAGCAACTTTCCGACGCAGTATCCCCCCGACCATTACTTGGGCAAAACCCCGGAAGAGCTGTTTCCCCCTGGGGAAGCCCAAGCCGTTCGCCAGCATCTGGAGCTGGCCTTTGCCACCCAGCAAATCCAGGAGATGGAGTACTGCTGGACGGAATGCTCTTCTGAGCCTCAGTATCGGCAGGCTCGTTTTGTGCCTTTCGAGAACGAGCAAATGCTGGTGATGGTGAGGGATATTACTGCCCGCAAGCAAGCCGAGCTGAAGCTGCAGCAACAGGTGCAGCGGGAAAAACTGTTCAACCGGCTGATGCAAGCCATCAACGGCTCCCTGGATCTGCCGACCCTCTTTGAGGTAGCCGTGCAGGAAGTAGGCCAGGTTTTGCAGGCAGCGCGGGTTACCCTTTACCAATATCTACCTGAGGAGCGGGTGTGGGTGGCCATTGTCGGCCATGTCCGCTCTCCTGAGGTGCCCAGCTTCCTTCACCTGCGCATACCGGATGATCCAGAGATCCCAGCCATCCAGCAGTTGAAGCGGCTGCAGGTTTTTCACGTGCGGGATCCGCAGCAGGTTGCCGATTCGTTTGCGCTGCAGGAAAGGCAAGACCACCAACTCGGCCCCTGGCTGGGGATCCCCGTGGCCTGCCAAGGAAAGCTTTGGGGCGCCCTAGCCCTAGGGCGCTTGATCTCTGAGCCGGACTGGCAAGCGGAGGAGATCAAGCTGGCCATAGCGATTGGCGATCACCTGGGAGTGGCCATCCACCAGGCCGAACTTTATCAAAAGCTGCAGCAAACCAACGCCGAATTGGATTACCAAGTGCGGGTGCGCAACGGCCAACTGCAGCAAGCCTACGAAGACGAGGCCCTGCTGCAACTGATCACGGAAGAAATTCGCTCCAGCCTAGACGAGCAAAAGATTTTGGAAACCGTGGCGCAAGAACTGGCCCTCAGGCTGGGTCTTTCCGGCTGCAGGATTGCCCTGCACGACCCAGAACGACAGGCCAGCGTTTTGGCGGTGGACTATCGGCCCGACCAAGGGATCCGCCGTTTTCCCCTGGAGATCCCCTTTGCCGATTTTGCCGAGGTGCTCCAGCAGCTTCGGGGTGGGCAGTTCTGCTATTTCAGCAACCTTGGCCACCCCTGCTGGCCCGGCTACGAGCGCCATACCCTGCTGGTGGTTCCCATCTGCGATTTGCGGGATCGAACAGGCCAGCAAAAAGACTCGCTGCTTTTGGGAAATATTTGCGGATCCCGTCCGCCGGGGCAGGTGTTTGGCGAGCGGGAGCAACGCCTGATGCAGCGGGTGGCCGGCCAATGTGCAATTGCCATTCGCCAGGCTCGGCTTTACCAAACCGTGCAGCAGCAGGTGCAGCAGTTGCAGGAGCTCAACCACCTCAAGGACGAGTTTCTGCACATGGTCTCCCACGAGATGCGCACGCCTCTGACCAACATGAAGCTGGCGATTGGGTTTTTATCGAGGGCCAACCTGACCGAGCGGGAACAGCGCTACTTGCAGATTTTGGAGATGGAGACCAACCGCGAGCTGGACTTGATCAACGAGCTCTTGGAATTGCAAGCTATTGAAGCCGGAAATAGGGATCTCAAGCTGACCTGGTTATCTCCTCAAGAGTGGATCCCCAATCTTTCCGAGCCCTTCCGGCTGCGAGCTGCCCAGCAGGGCCAACAGTTCCAGGTGGAATGGGATCCCGACCTTTTGCCCCTCTGCACGGATGAGAGCCTGTTGTCGCGGGTGGTGGGCGAACTTTTGAACAACGCCTGCAAGTACACGCCGGCTGGGGAAAGCATCTGTTTGCGCTTTAGCCAGAGCCATCAACAGGGCCGTCCCGGCTGGCTGATCGAGGTGGGCAATACAGGGGTGGAAATTCCTCCAGAGGCGCTGCCCCGCTTGTTTGAGAAGTTTTACCGTATCCCGCAGTTGGATCGCCGCAAGGCCGGGGGAACGGGCCTGGGCCTGGCGTTGGCCAAAAAGGCTATGGAGATCTTGGAGGGATCCCTGACGGTGGCAAGTCACTCTGGCCAAGTCATCTTTCGAGTGTGGTGCCCCTCTCAAAGTCGAACGCCACAAGCCGGGATCCCAGGCGAATCCACCTAG